One genomic region from Thermococcus sp. encodes:
- a CDS encoding pyridoxal-phosphate dependent enzyme: protein MRVTPLCCESSSSPIIPPFCCGQRVSVEYNYERVDPSRWRSREKGVWRYRELLPDVKEIVSLQEGGTPLLRAKLSEELGFEIFIKDETRNPTGSFRDRLVTVAVSYGIPHAESGFIVASNGNAAASLAAYSARTEKPAYTVVPRLVEEGKLSQITAFGARLIRYGESVDEGIGYAEGLADGKGLYNITPESNLIGLEGQKTIAFELWEELNPTHIVVPTGSGSNLYSIYKGFVELLRIGAIDEVPELIAVQAERCSPIASEVLGVEPRAEPTKALGLYVRNPAMKELALEAISKSSGTAVLVGEDELDLGQRLLAKEGVFAEYASSVIIPALLKLSEEGYFEKDDRVTLVVTSSGLKGQYSESRERFSLGGTKLEILRLIEDGEMYGYEVWEALGKPLRYQAVYQHLRELESMGLIEESRRKGRRVYYRLTGRGKKFLEMMG, encoded by the coding sequence ATGAGGGTAACCCCCCTCTGCTGTGAATCCTCCTCTTCTCCCATTATTCCCCCCTTCTGTTGCGGTCAAAGGGTTTCCGTGGAGTACAACTATGAGAGAGTGGACCCTTCTAGATGGAGATCCCGGGAGAAGGGAGTGTGGAGATACAGGGAGCTTCTTCCGGACGTTAAAGAGATTGTCAGTCTCCAAGAGGGTGGCACTCCACTACTCAGGGCAAAGCTGTCCGAAGAGTTGGGCTTTGAGATTTTCATCAAGGACGAGACTAGAAACCCCACGGGTTCCTTCCGCGACAGACTCGTCACAGTTGCCGTTTCCTACGGTATTCCTCACGCCGAGAGCGGATTCATAGTTGCTAGCAACGGGAACGCGGCCGCTTCCCTCGCCGCATATTCGGCGAGAACCGAAAAACCCGCCTACACCGTGGTTCCGCGCCTTGTTGAAGAGGGAAAGCTAAGCCAGATAACTGCCTTCGGAGCGAGGCTAATACGCTATGGGGAGAGTGTTGATGAGGGCATAGGCTACGCTGAGGGACTGGCCGATGGAAAGGGTCTCTACAACATTACCCCCGAGAGCAACCTCATCGGTCTGGAGGGGCAGAAGACGATAGCCTTTGAACTCTGGGAGGAGCTTAATCCAACTCACATCGTTGTTCCCACCGGGAGCGGAAGCAACCTCTACAGTATCTACAAAGGTTTCGTGGAGCTTCTGCGCATCGGGGCAATTGATGAGGTGCCGGAGCTTATAGCGGTGCAGGCGGAGCGGTGTTCGCCGATAGCGAGTGAGGTCCTTGGCGTTGAGCCTCGCGCTGAACCAACTAAGGCCCTCGGTCTGTACGTGAGGAATCCTGCCATGAAGGAGCTTGCCCTTGAGGCAATATCCAAAAGCAGTGGAACGGCCGTCCTGGTTGGTGAGGACGAGCTTGACCTCGGTCAGAGACTTCTGGCCAAGGAAGGAGTATTCGCGGAGTACGCTTCCTCCGTTATCATCCCCGCGCTATTGAAGCTTTCAGAGGAGGGGTACTTCGAGAAGGACGACAGGGTAACGCTCGTAGTGACAAGTTCAGGCCTCAAGGGACAGTACTCTGAAAGCAGGGAGCGGTTTTCCCTCGGTGGAACTAAGCTGGAGATACTTCGCCTGATTGAGGACGGGGAGATGTACGGCTACGAGGTCTGGGAGGCCCTTGGAAAGCCGCTCAGATACCAGGCGGTCTACCAGCACCTCCGCGAGCTGGAGAGCATGGGGCTTATTGAAGAGAGCAGGCGGAAGGGGAGACGCGTCTACTACAGGCTGACCGGTAGGGGGAAGAAGTTCTTGGAGATGATGGGGTAG